From a single Lolium rigidum isolate FL_2022 chromosome 7, APGP_CSIRO_Lrig_0.1, whole genome shotgun sequence genomic region:
- the LOC124676471 gene encoding zeaxanthin epoxidase, chloroplastic-like produces the protein MALLSATSAAKTHLFCCHEEHPAPHQSAGGLLLSAPQRPRAARGARLVAANAAAVAEPAPSGTPSGTSGRKPRVLVAGGGIGGLVFALAARRKGYEVTVFERDISAVRGEGQYRGPIQIQSNALAALEAIDMSVAEEVMREGCVTGDRINGLVDGISGSWYIKFDTFTPAAERGLPVTRVVSRMLLQEILARAVGDDAIMNDCHVVDFTDDGDKVTAILEDGRKFEGDLLVGADGIRSKVRKSLFGETDASYSEYTCYTGIADFVPPDIDTVGYRVFLGHKQYFVSSDVGAGKMQWYAFHKEPAGGTDPENGKKKRLLELFSGWCDNVIDLLNATDEEAILRRDIYDRPPTINWGKGRVTLLGDSVHAMQPNLGQGGCMAIEDGYQLAVELEKAWEESVKSRTPVDVVSSLRSYEKERRLRVAIIHGLARMAAIMATTYRPYLGVGLGPLSFLTSLRIPHPGRVGGRFFIKFGMPLMLSWILGGNSSKLEGRPLSCRLSDKANDQLDQWFQDDDALEQAMGGEWFLFPMSSGDKSVSQPIRLIRDEQRTLSIGSRPDPSNSDSSLSLPLPQVSEIHATITCKNKAFYLTDLGSEHGTWFSDNEGRRYRLPPNFPVRFHPSDAIEFGSDKKAMFRVKVLNTLPYESARGGGEVLQAA, from the exons ATGGCGCTCCtctccgccacctccgccgccaagACGCACCTCTTCTGCTGCCACGAGGAGCACCCGGCGCCGCACCAGAGCGCCGGCGGCCTGCTCCTCTCGGCCCCGCAGCGGCcgagggcggcgcgcggcgcgaGGCTGGTGGCCGCGaacgctgcggctgtggcggagcCGGCGCCGTCGGGGACGCCGTCAGGGACGAGCGGCAGGAAGCCGCGCGTGCTGGTGgctggcggcggcatcggcgggcTGGTGTTCGCGCTGGCGGCGCGGCGGAAGGGGTACGAGGTGACGGTGTTCGAGCGGGACATCAGCGCGGTGCGCGGGGAGGGGCAGTACCGCGGGCCCATCCAGATCCAGAGCAACGCGCTGGCGGCGCTGGAGGCCATCGACATGTCCGTCGCCGAGGAGGTCATGCGCGAGGGATGCGTCACCGGCGACCGCATCAACGGCCTCGTCGACGGCATCTCCGGCTCATG GTACATCAAGTTCGATACCTTCACCCCTGCAGCTGAGAGAGGGCTTCCAGTCACAAGGGTTGTTAGCCGCATGTTGCTGCAGGAGATTCTTGCCCGCGCGGTCGGCGATGATGCCATCATGAACGATTGCCATGTAGTTGATTTTACAGACGATGGCGACAAG GTTACTGCCATACTAGAGGATGGGCGGAAATTCGAAGGCGATCTTTTGGTTGGTGCAGATGGCATACGGTCAAAG GTGAGGAAGTCGCTTTTCGGGGAAACGGACGCATCTTATTCAGAATACACTTGCTACACTGGAATTGCCGACTTTGTGCCTCCTGATATTGACACAGTTGG GTACCGTGTGTTTCTTGGTCACAAACAATATTTCGTCTCCTCAGATGTTGGTGCTGGTAAAATGCAGTGGTATGCATTTCACAAGGAGCCTGCTGGTGGTACTGATCCTGAAAATG GCAAAAAGAAAAGATTGCTCGAGTTATTTAGTGGCTGGTGTGATAATGTCATAGATCTGCTAAATGCAACTGACGAGGAAGCAATTCTTCGCCGGGATATCTATGACCGACCACCTACTATCAACTGGGGTAAAGGTCGTGTCACCTTGCTTGGTGACTCTGTCCATGCTATGCAGCCAAATCTGGGTCAAGGTGGCTGCATGGCTATTGAG GATGGTTACCAACTGGCTGTAGAGCTTGAGAAGGCCTGGGAGGAGAGTGTCAAGTCTAGAACTCCCGTGGATGTTGTTTCCTCCTTGAGAAG TTATGAGAAGGAGAGAAGGCTACGTGTTGCTATTATTCATGGATTGGCAAGAATGGCTGCAATCATGGCTACCACCTACAGACCATATCTGGGTGTTGGTCTGGGACCGTTGTCG TTTTTGACATCGTTGAGGATACCACATCCTGGAAGAGTTGGCGGAAGATTCTTCATCAAGTTTGGAATGCCTTTGATGCTGAGCTGGATTTTAGGTGGCAACAG CTCAAAACTAGAGGGAAGACCATTAAGTTGCCGGCTTTCCGACAAG GCAAACGACCAGCTTGATCAATGGTTTCAGGATGATGATGCATTGGAACAAGCTATGGGTGGAGA GTGGTTTCTCTTCCCTATGAGCTCTGGCGACAAATCCGTCTCGCAGCCCATTCGTTTGATCAGGGACGAACAGAGGACACTCTCTATTGG AAGCCGACCAGATCCCAGCAATTCCGATTCTTCCCTGTCCTTGCCTTTGCCACAA GTATCAGAAATCCATGCTACTATCACATGCAAGAATAAGGCCTTCTATTTGACCGATCTCGGAAGTGAGCACGGTACATGGTTTAGCGA CAATGAAGGTAGACGTTACCGCTTACCTCCAAACTTTCCAGTTCGATTCCACCCCTCCGATGCCATTGAGTTTGGTTCAGACAAGAAG GCAATGTTCCGGGTGAAGGTGCTGAACACTCTCCCATACGAATCCGCGAGGGGAGGTGGGGAAGTTCTGCAGGCAGCATGA
- the LOC124678240 gene encoding mitochondrial phosphate carrier protein 3, mitochondrial-like has product MAVSESSRNALLPSFLYAVPVAAGSTTTTSSPFPAAAGFGGVAPSSAAEPARKIEMYSPAFYAACTAGGIASCGLTHMTVTPLDLVKCNMQINPAKYKSISSGFGVLLKEQGAKGFFRGWVPTLIGYSGQGACKFGFYEFFKKYYSDIAGPENAAKYKTLIYLAGSASAEVIADVALCPMEAVKVRVQTQPGFARGLSDGLPKFVKAEGYAGLYKGIVPLWGRQIPYTMMKFASFETIVEMIYKYAIPAPKSECSKPLQLGVSFAGGYVAGVFCAIVSHPADNLVSFLNNAQGATVGDAVKKLGLWGLFTRGLPLRIVMIGTLTGAQWGIYDAFKVMVGLPTTGGVAPTPAAAGEQLKG; this is encoded by the exons ATGGCCGTCTCCGAGAGCTCGCGCAACGCGCTCCTGCCCAGCTTCCTGTACGCGGTCCCCGTCGCCGCTGGCTCGACCACCACCACTTCGtcccctttcccggccgccgcTGGCTTCGGTGGCGTCGCGCCGTCTAGCGCTGC CGAGCCGGCCCGCAAGATAGAAATGTATTCACCTGCGTTCTACGCGGCGTGCACGGCCGGCGGCATCGCCAGCTGCGGTCTGACCCACATGACCGTAACGCCGCTCGATCTTGTAAAGTGTAACATGCAG ATCAATCCAGCCAAGTACAAGAGCATCTCTTCAGGATTTGGTGTCCTCTTGAAAGAGCAAGGAGCAAAGGGTTTCTTCAGAGGCTGGGTGCCTACCCTGATTGGTTACAGTGGTCAAGGCGCATGCAAGTTCGGCTTCTATGAGTTCTTCAAGAAGTACTACTCGGATATTGCTGGGCCTGAGAATGCGGCCAAGTACAAGACTCTGATCTATCTTGCTGGTTCTGCTTCCGCTGAGGTTATCGCAGATGTTGCCCTCTGCCCTATGGAAGCCGTCAAGGTGCGTGTGCAGACGCAGCCTGGCTTTGCGAGAGGTTTATCTGATGGGCTCCCTAAGTTTGTGAAGGCTGAAGGATATGCTGG ATTGTACAAGGGGATCGTTCCACTCTGGGGCCGTCAAATTCCAT ACACCATGATGAAATTCGCCTCTTTTGAGACGATCGTTGAGATGATCTACAAGTATGCAATTCCCGCACCCAAGAGTGAGTGCAGCAAGCCTCTCCAGCTGGGAGTGAGCTTCGCAGGCGGCTATGTTGCTGGAGTGTTCTGCGCAATAGTTTCACACCCAGCAGACAACCTTGTTTCGTTTCTCAACAATGCTCAGGGTGCAACTGTTGGTGAT GCTGTGAAGAAGCTTGGTCTGTGGGGTCTGTTCACGCGTGGACTGCCTCTGCGTATTGTGATGATCGGTACTCTCACCGGAGCACAGTGGGGTATCTATGATGCTTTTAAAGTCATGGTTGGATT GCCAACTACTGGTGGAGTTGCTCCAACACCTGCAGCTGCTGGAGAGCAGCTGAAGGGCTGA
- the LOC124674619 gene encoding gamma-glutamylcyclotransferase 2-3-like, translating to MVMWVFGYGSLVWNPGFAYDARLVGFVRDYRRVFYQGSTDHRGTPEFPGRTVTLEHQPGSTCWGVAYKISKEQDKETALEYLEVREKQYDEKVYLDLYTDSSPKIPAIQNVMVYLATTNKEANENYLGPAPLEEMAKQIYLAEGPTGPNKEYLFKLEDALNKIGVVDQHVLDLAKAVREYSDDMLSK from the exons atggtgATGTGGGTGTTCGGCTACGGGTCCCTGGTCTGGAACCCGGGCTTCGCCTACGACGCCCGCCTCGTCGGCTTCGTCAGGGACTACCGCCGCGTCTTCTACCAGG GGAGCACGGACCACAGGGGCACGCCGGAGTTCCCAGGGAGGACCGTCACGCTCGAGCACCAGCCCGGGTCGACATGC TGGGGAGTTGCTTACAAAATCTCTAAGGAGCAAGATAAGGAGACAGCTTTGGAG TATCTAGAAGTAAGAGAGAAGCAATATGATGAGAAGGTTTACCTTGACTTGTATACG GACTCTTCCCCCAAAATACCAGCAATCCAAAATGTGATGGT GTATTTAGCTACAACAAATAAGGAGGCCAACGAAAACTATCTGGGTCCTGCTCCATTGGAAGAAATggccaa GCAAATCTACCTTGCTGAAGGCCCAACTGGACCTAACAAAGAGTATTTGTTCAAACTTGAGGATGCGTTGAACAAAATAG GTGTTGTGGATCAGCATGTTCTGGATTTGGCTAAGGCTGTGCGCGAGTATTCAGACGACATGTTATCTAAGTAA
- the LOC124674151 gene encoding aspartyl protease 37-like: MDAIPPLLFLALLLLPVAHCLPLPRQSYHLELARVDALDTENLNLTDHELLRRAIQRSRDRLASIMPRVSPSRNRKVVVAEAPVLSAGGEYLVTLGMGTPQHSFTAAIDTASDLIWTQCQPCVKCYKQRDPVFNPVASTTYAVVPCNSDTCDELDTHRCGNSGNSGDDDDDVCQYTYTYGGNATTRGTLAVDRLAMGDDVFRGVVFGCSSSSAGGPPAQVSGVVGLGRGPLSLVSQLSVRRFMYCLPPPVSRSAGRLVLGADATAVRNASDKVVVPMTTNPRYPSYYYLNLDGLSIGDRAMTMVRSSSSSSSSSNNNATTPGSSNSSVAASPPVSDSGDGGGGTGPDAYGMIIDIASTITFLEESLYNELVDDLEEEIRLPRGSGSNLGLDLCFILPEGVPMSRVYAPPVSMAFEGDWVRFEKEQVFVEDRESGMMCLMMGKTDGVSILGNYQQQNMQVMYNLRRQRITFVKTVCDSVP, encoded by the coding sequence ATGGACGCCATACCACCGCTACTCTTCCTcgccctcctccttctcccggTCGCGCACTGCTTGCCGTTGCCGCGACAATCCTACCACCTCGAGCTCGCCCGGGTTGACGCCCTGGACACCGAGAACCTCAACCTCACCGACCACGAGCTCCTCCGGCGCGCCATCCAGCGCAGCCGGGACCGTCTGGCCAGCATCATGCCCCGCGTGTCCCCGTCCCGCAACCGCAAGGTCGTGGTGGCCGAGGCCCCGGTGCTGTCGGCCGGCGGCGAGTACCTGGTGACGCTGGGCATGGGCACGCCGCAGCACAGCTTCACGGCGGCCATCGACACAGCCAGCGACCTCATCTGGACGCAGTGCCAGCCCTGCGTCAAGTGCTACAAGCAGCGGGACCCCGTGTTCAACCCCGTGGCCTCCACCACCTACGCCGTCGTGCCGTGCAACAGCGACACGTGCGACGAGCTGGACACCCACCGCTGCGGCAACAGCGGCAATagcggcgacgacgatgacgacgtgtGCCAGTACACCTACACGTACGGCGGGAACGCGACGACGAGGGGCACCCTGGCCGTCGACAGGCTGGCCATGGGCGACGACGTGTTCCGCGGCGTCGTGTTCGGCTGCAGCAGCTCCAGCGCCGGCGGCCCGCCGGCGCAGGTGTCAGGCGTCGTGGGCCTCGGCCGCGGACCCCTCTCGCTGGTGTCCCAGCTCTCGGTGCGGAGGTTCATGTACTGCCTGCCCCCGCCCGTGTCCAGGAGCGCGGGGAGGCTGGTCCTCGGCGCCGACGCCACCGCCGTGCGCAACGCGTCGGACAAGGTCGTGGTGCCGATGACGACCAACCCGCGGTACCCGTCCTACTACTACCTCAACCTCGACGGGCTGTCCATCGGCGACAGGGCCATGACCATGGtccgaagcagcagcagcagcagcagcagcagcaacaacaacgcgACGACGCCCGGTTCGTCCAACTCAAGCGTGGCGGCGTCTCCTCCCGTGTCCGACAGcggggacggtggcggcggcacggGCCCGGACGCGTACGGGATGATCATCGACATCGCGTCGACGATCACGTTCCTGGAGGAGTCGCTGTACAACGAGCTGGTGGACGACCTGGAGGAGGAGATCAGGCTGCCGCGCGGGTCCGGGTCGAACCTGGGGCTGGACCTCTGCTTCATCCTGCCGGAGGGGGTGCCGATGAGCCGCGTGTACGCGCCGCCGGTGTCCATGGCCTTCGAAGGGGACTGGGTGAGGTTTGAGAAAGAGCAGGTGTTCGTGGAGGACAGGGAGAGCGGGATGATGTGCCTCATGATGGGCAAGACGGACGGGGTGTCCATCCTCGGCAACTACCAGCAGCAGAACATGCAGGTCATGTACAACCTGCGCCGGCAGAGGATCACCTTCGTCAAGACCGTCTGCGACTCCGTGCCGTAG